Proteins from one Hoplias malabaricus isolate fHopMal1 chromosome 2, fHopMal1.hap1, whole genome shotgun sequence genomic window:
- the LOC136686380 gene encoding trichohyalin-like: MEESALRTDKERLLMERNEELREKYKQIHEKERQLQEKDRLLTEVRDELRQTRSELEQNHRIQMEEMEKRLQEKDTVLKEHLETIDKRDALLKDTNERLEGVSEQFKKKDTELENVRKLLREKESLLEDTVKEVDSCKNQLETQRKELQEKSSTLQKMKIQLEEQKTEVSEKDRQLEEKWRIVSEIHTHLMEREEQVKEKERLLEERNKQLQERTHPPSSVPVRRRNSKEWRPPEFREETPDPAPLRRRNSKEDLPPSMSGESPPESGGVSELRLVLLGRTGSGKNATGNRLLGREERSRAGASTVRQQSESRQGQVAERQVTVVDTPDYFSPGLSLDELRQDVGLCVRLSAPGPHAFLLVIPVKQTSGEERDMLQKMEEMFGERCWRNTMILFTVTDEDQEKRIEEFVQSGNQEVQSLVEKCGNRFHCLNIKESGEGSQVSELLEKIEKMVEGNREEFYSSEIYLETEAQIRAMETKIMKEMEEKKVKEEKEIKEKHEKELQNSLRRIEGAVHEHEGEIKQLNDRTTDLERRMKEERNEEKRRGLEQELERELERRTEMEEKVKRLKEKRERDRCEMEERHRREMEEIMETYEGEARAEAERNLMKILLPELQRDILASKSKMQEEFSRQMEEKNMELEKLRENYLQLRKTHSLLQEVSERTVRRSSESEGAAPAAEGGIFQRLMDLFE; encoded by the exons acaaagagagacttTTAATGGAGAGAAATGAAGAACTgagagaaaaatataaacaaattcatgagaaagagagacagctTCAGGAGAAAGACAGACTTCTCACGGAGGTCAGAGATGAACTGAGACAAACCAGAAGTGAATTAGAGCAGAATCATAGAATACAAATGGAAGAGATGGAGAAAAGACTTCAGGAGAAAGACACAGTTCTAAAAGAACATTTAGAGACGATTGATAAAAGAGACGCATTATTAAAGGACACAAATGAAAGACTTGAAGGTGTTAGTGAACAGTTTAAgaagaaagacacagagctggagaatgtgaggaaactgctgagagagaaagagtctctactggaggacacagtgaaagaggtggacagctgtaaaaatcaactggagacacagagaaaggagcTGCAGGAAAAGAGCAGCACACTCCAGAAGATGAAGATCCAACTGgaagaacagaaaactgaagTGAGTGAAAAAGACAGACAGCTTGAAGAGAAGTGGAGGATTGTAagtgagatacacacacatctaatggagagagaggagcaggttaaagagaaagagagacttctAGAGGAGAGAAACAAGCAGCTGCAGGAAAGAACACATCCTCCATCATCAGTTCCAGTCAGGAGGAGAAACAGCAAGGAGTGGAGACCTCCAGAGT TCAGAGAAGAGACTCCAGACCCAGCTCCACTCAGGAGGAGAAACAGTAAAGAAGACCTTCCTCCAAGCA TGAGTGGAGAGTCTCCTCCAGAGTCTGGTGGTGTATCAGAGCTGAGGCTGGTTCTGCTGGGGAGGACTGGAAGTGGGAAGAATGCAACAGGAAACAGGCTCCTGGGCCGAGAGGAGAGGAGCAGGGCTGGAGCATCTACAGTGAGGCAGCAGAGTGAGAGCAGACAGGGCCAGGTGGCTGAGAGGCAGGTGACTGTGGTGGACACTCCTGACTATTTCAGTCCTGGACTTTCTCTGGACGAGCTGAGACAGGACGTGGGACTCTGTGTCCGTCTGTCAGCCCCAGGACCACACGCCTTCCTCCTAGTCATACCAGTGAAGCAGAcctcaggagaggagagagacatgcTGCAGAAAATGGAGGAGATGTTTGGAGAGAGATGCTGGAGGAACACCATGATCCTCTTCACCGTCACTGATGAAGACCAAGAGAAGAGGATTGAAGAGTTTGTCCAGTCAGGAAACCAGGAGGTCCAGAGCCTTGTGGAGAAATGTGGGAACAGGTTTCACTGTCTCAACATTAAGGAGAGTGGAGAGGGGTCTCAGgtctcagagctgctggagaagATCGAGAAGATGGTGGAAGGAAACAGAGAAGAGTTCTACAGCAGTGAGATCTACCTGGAGACCGAAGCTCAGATCAGAGCAATGGAGACAAAGATCATGAAAGAAATGGAAGAAAAGAAGGtaaaggaagagaaagaaattaaagaaaaacatgaaaaggagCTGCAGAACTCTCTGAGAAGGATAGAGGGAGCAGTACATGAGCATGAAGGAGAGATAAAACAACTTAACGACCGAACAACTGACCTAGAGAGAAGAATGAAAGAAGAGAGGAatgaagagaaaaggagaggactGGAACAAGAGCTGgagagagaattagagagaaggacagaaatggaagaaaaggtgaagagactgaaagagaagagagagagggacaggtgtgagatggaggagagacacagacgGGAGATGGAGGAGATCATGGAGACGTATGAAGGAGAAGCCAGAGCTGAAGCAGAGAGAAACTTAATGAAGATCCTGCTGCCTGAACTCCAGAGGGACATTTTAGCTTCAAAGTCCAAGATGCAGGAGGAGTTCAGCAGACAGATGGAGGAGAAGAACATGGAGCTGGAGAAACTAAGAGAGAATTATTTACAGCTCAGGAAGACTCACTCACTTCTGCAGGAGGTCTCTGAGAGAACTGTGAGAAGGAGCTCAGAGTCAGAGGGAGCTGCTCCAGCTGCAGAAGGGGGAATCTTTCAGAGGTTGATGGACCTGTTTGAATGA